The nucleotide sequence TCAGTTACGACCTTGATAAGAACGTAACAATCATGCTGGCTGGCGGCCGTTACGCTACTTCTGATTATAACGAACTCCCGGCCGGTCCGCTCAATATTGAAAAGCGCTTCTGGCAGCAGCTGCAGTTAAATCAGTACCTGAACCGAATCAAGTTTGAACACCGCTACCGGATTGAACAGCGCTGGTTTACATTCCGGGATGGACGAGAGGAATTCCGAAGCCGAATACGCTACCGGCTGAACGTGTTTGTACCGCTGAATGCCCGCGTAATTGGCCCGCATACCACCTTTATGTCGGTTTATAACGAAATTTTCCTGAATCCGCGCGGTCCTGCTTTTGAGCGCAATCGTTTGTATGCCGGTTTGGGGCATCAGCTCGATAAGCACTGGGTTATACAGGCGGGCTGGGTCAATCAGACTAACTACAGCCTGGCATCTTTTACGCAGGGGCAGTTTGCACCGATTGTTACGGCGGGTAAAAACAACCTGGTTCTGGCAGTCATTTACCGGCTCAATAAGCACAAAGCCAACCCCGCCGAAAAGCTTCCTTCGCAGCCGGACTGAACCAGCCTGATGCCAGATGCCCAGCAAGGCTGTTTCTGCTCAGTTAATTAAAACCAGGGACGTCGGGACTTAA is from Spirosoma taeanense and encodes:
- a CDS encoding DUF2490 domain-containing protein; the protein is MTIPGNDTSRWGGFAEIQTRSNGLFKQYFYSEIKGGISYDLDKNVTIMLAGGRYATSDYNELPAGPLNIEKRFWQQLQLNQYLNRIKFEHRYRIEQRWFTFRDGREEFRSRIRYRLNVFVPLNARVIGPHTTFMSVYNEIFLNPRGPAFERNRLYAGLGHQLDKHWVIQAGWVNQTNYSLASFTQGQFAPIVTAGKNNLVLAVIYRLNKHKANPAEKLPSQPD